The following are encoded in a window of Candidatus Desulfarcum epimagneticum genomic DNA:
- a CDS encoding conserved hypothetical protein (Evidence 4 : Unknown function but conserved in other organisms) yields the protein MSGSEEKEGAGAERRGVWGKISSLPGRWGAGLRRGLKKNLGPFIIACLLLLLATVYMFNLIVYSIMPGEAGVFWSRFTGTRVDHVYDEGIKLVFPWNKIYVYNIRIQEVSPELHVLTKTGLKVNLYLSIRYAPKRKLLGMLHQRVGPDYVNIVIIPEIEAVLREIIGTMDAEQIYTTGRAVIVEAINKAIEQVEQRYINVDDVLIKKIELPKSVEKTIRFKIEQKHLIEAHEFIVEREKKEAERKRIEGQGIRDQLKIIASSVPEGEILTWKGIQATQEIAKSNNAKVIIIGGGKEGLPIILNADNSSDNNKSDHNADIK from the coding sequence ATGTCCGGAAGCGAAGAAAAGGAAGGCGCCGGCGCGGAGAGGAGGGGAGTTTGGGGAAAAATATCCTCCCTGCCCGGAAGGTGGGGAGCGGGCCTGAGAAGGGGTCTCAAAAAGAACCTGGGACCTTTTATCATCGCGTGCCTTCTCCTTCTTCTCGCGACGGTGTACATGTTCAACCTGATCGTGTACAGCATCATGCCGGGAGAGGCCGGGGTGTTCTGGAGCCGTTTCACCGGGACCCGGGTGGATCATGTGTACGATGAGGGGATCAAGCTGGTTTTCCCCTGGAACAAGATTTATGTGTACAACATCCGGATCCAGGAGGTGTCCCCTGAGCTGCATGTGCTGACGAAAACCGGTCTGAAGGTCAACCTGTACCTGTCCATCCGCTACGCCCCCAAACGCAAGCTTCTGGGAATGCTTCACCAGCGGGTGGGGCCCGATTATGTCAACATCGTCATCATCCCCGAGATCGAGGCCGTGCTGCGTGAGATCATCGGAACCATGGACGCCGAGCAGATTTACACCACCGGCCGGGCGGTGATTGTGGAGGCCATCAACAAGGCCATTGAGCAGGTGGAGCAGCGCTACATCAATGTGGACGATGTGCTGATCAAAAAAATCGAGCTGCCGAAAAGCGTGGAAAAGACCATTCGCTTCAAAATTGAGCAGAAACACCTCATTGAGGCCCATGAGTTTATCGTGGAGAGGGAAAAAAAAGAGGCGGAGCGCAAAAGGATCGAAGGGCAGGGCATCCGGGATCAGCTCAAGATCATCGCCTCGTCCGTTCCCGAAGGAGAGATACTCACGTGGAAGGGCATCCAGGCCACCCAGGAGATCGCCAAATCCAACAACGCCAAGGTGATCATCATCGGCGGCGGCAAGGAAGGGCTGCCCATCATACTCAACGCGGATAACAGCTCGGATAATAACAAATCGGATCATAACGCGGATATTAAATAG
- a CDS encoding conserved hypothetical protein (Evidence 4 : Unknown function but conserved in other organisms) codes for MPFSGRMRKLCLVLALFFFSFFLSWVSCDSYQALSDERAEKARDPNGDIVIGVVDSSTSPTLFVQGVRLAVHTLNDRGGILGRPVKALFYDDENSLEKGREIARKLAQNSEVVAVVGHRSSDVAVPVSVTYEKTGLLFMSHGAAAPELTQYNGAFTFRNIPSDEAAGRELAAFAKRGGYEKIAIVFDRDSPANRLTEIFHKAADDVGIDIVAEKSYSSWETDFRAMIADIMKAHTFDCVFLGGIFPAAGLIIRQMREMGLDAPVLGSDSLDSSQLWETAGKAADGTIVFTVFDPSLSETPTRNFVRAFKARYGIPPDTWAAQGYDAVQSVAAGIEKSGSAEPRVAANAIRFSGDRNGVVGPYHRDWDGGISGKTFFFKKVENGEFKFLERDLNRKINFFDVSEETTLRLPIQSDFTVIDPGLARDRGSVEIIEQLFVPLVGLDPATNETIPELARDWTVSPDGKIFTFRMRPDALWSDGKPLTAHDVQWTLRRNIDPKTGAPYPHSLYVLKNARAIQKGWISDVSKIGVRAIDDLTVEFSLEKATPHFPAMLSLPPYRPLPRQAVETHKGRWTDPGHIQVSGPYQLTARKKGQVTILRKNRKYYDADSVLIPGIRYYVTPEGSVGLSMYQDDQLDVMGGDYLPVPVDALSRIRASRDLAGQYSRTSGMGVYAYAFNVKKTPVDRPLVRKAIAACVDRDLLINLAAKGGHAPARMFTPPGLLSKEAAGKTPCAEFNPVNGKKWLARAGYPGGKGFPELTLFHGASEPDAKIARALQASLKHYLNIRVRLVERPWGDDAKPTLSKDVPHLFQLEWRADYPRPQAALEECFDPVNSFNPSGWVHPGFADLLERAGEASDQRDMDGILIEAETILCRKECVAVPIYFETAHHLVNPRVEGWRPSLMGGQRIRDWSLKK; via the coding sequence ATGCCTTTTAGCGGACGGATGCGCAAACTTTGCCTTGTTCTGGCCCTGTTCTTCTTTTCGTTTTTTTTGTCCTGGGTTTCGTGTGATTCCTACCAGGCCCTGTCCGATGAAAGGGCCGAAAAGGCCAGGGACCCGAACGGCGACATCGTCATCGGGGTGGTGGACTCATCCACCTCGCCCACGCTTTTTGTCCAGGGGGTGAGGCTGGCCGTTCACACGCTGAATGATCGCGGGGGGATTCTGGGAAGGCCCGTCAAGGCCCTTTTTTACGACGACGAAAACTCCCTGGAAAAAGGACGGGAAATCGCCCGGAAACTGGCCCAAAATTCCGAAGTCGTCGCGGTGGTGGGGCATCGCTCCTCGGATGTGGCTGTGCCGGTTTCGGTCACTTACGAAAAAACCGGCCTTCTTTTCATGTCCCACGGCGCTGCGGCGCCGGAGTTGACCCAGTACAACGGGGCCTTCACTTTTCGAAACATTCCTTCGGACGAGGCGGCCGGGCGCGAGCTGGCGGCCTTTGCCAAACGCGGCGGATACGAAAAAATCGCCATCGTGTTTGACCGCGACTCCCCGGCCAATCGTCTCACGGAAATTTTTCACAAGGCGGCGGATGATGTCGGGATCGATATCGTGGCGGAAAAATCCTACTCAAGCTGGGAGACGGATTTCAGGGCCATGATCGCCGATATCATGAAGGCGCACACGTTTGACTGCGTGTTCCTGGGCGGGATTTTTCCCGCCGCCGGCCTGATCATCCGGCAGATGAGGGAGATGGGCCTGGACGCGCCCGTTCTGGGAAGCGATTCCCTGGATTCATCTCAGCTTTGGGAAACCGCCGGAAAAGCGGCGGACGGAACCATTGTGTTCACCGTGTTTGATCCGAGCCTGTCCGAAACCCCCACCCGGAATTTTGTCAGGGCTTTTAAAGCCAGGTACGGGATTCCCCCGGACACCTGGGCCGCCCAGGGATACGACGCCGTCCAGTCCGTGGCCGCGGGCATTGAGAAGAGCGGATCGGCCGAGCCCCGGGTGGCGGCCAACGCCATCCGTTTTTCAGGAGACCGGAACGGGGTCGTCGGCCCGTATCACCGGGACTGGGACGGGGGAATCTCAGGAAAGACCTTTTTCTTTAAAAAAGTGGAGAACGGGGAATTTAAATTCCTGGAGCGGGATTTGAATCGGAAAATCAATTTCTTTGATGTTTCCGAAGAAACCACGTTACGACTGCCCATCCAAAGCGATTTCACCGTCATTGATCCGGGCCTGGCCCGGGATCGCGGCTCCGTTGAGATCATTGAGCAGCTTTTCGTCCCCCTTGTCGGCCTGGATCCCGCCACAAACGAGACCATTCCGGAGCTTGCCCGGGACTGGACCGTGTCCCCGGACGGGAAAATTTTTACTTTCCGGATGCGGCCCGACGCGCTCTGGTCCGACGGAAAACCCCTGACGGCCCATGACGTTCAATGGACCCTCCGCCGTAATATTGACCCCAAAACAGGCGCGCCCTATCCCCATTCGCTTTATGTTCTCAAAAACGCCCGCGCCATTCAGAAGGGATGGATTTCGGATGTCTCCAAAATCGGGGTCCGGGCCATTGACGATTTGACGGTGGAATTCAGCCTGGAAAAAGCGACGCCGCATTTTCCGGCCATGCTTTCTCTCCCGCCCTACCGCCCCCTGCCCCGCCAGGCCGTTGAAACCCACAAAGGCCGCTGGACCGACCCGGGGCATATTCAGGTCAGCGGCCCTTATCAATTGACGGCCCGGAAAAAGGGCCAGGTGACGATTCTGCGGAAAAACCGAAAATATTACGACGCGGATTCGGTTTTAATACCCGGTATCCGGTATTATGTGACGCCGGAAGGCTCTGTGGGGCTTTCCATGTACCAGGACGATCAGCTGGATGTCATGGGCGGCGACTATCTTCCGGTTCCGGTGGACGCCCTTTCCAGGATCAGGGCGAGCAGGGACCTGGCCGGCCAGTATTCCAGAACGTCCGGCATGGGCGTTTACGCTTACGCGTTTAATGTGAAAAAAACCCCTGTGGACCGACCGTTGGTCCGAAAGGCCATCGCCGCCTGTGTGGACCGCGACCTGCTGATCAACCTGGCGGCCAAAGGGGGGCATGCCCCGGCCCGGATGTTCACCCCGCCGGGTCTTTTGAGCAAAGAGGCCGCCGGAAAAACCCCATGCGCTGAGTTCAACCCGGTGAATGGAAAAAAATGGCTGGCCCGGGCCGGCTATCCCGGGGGAAAGGGATTTCCGGAACTGACTCTTTTTCACGGCGCCTCTGAGCCGGACGCGAAAATCGCCAGGGCGCTCCAGGCGTCGTTGAAACATTATTTGAATATCCGCGTCCGTCTGGTTGAGAGGCCGTGGGGCGATGACGCGAAGCCGACCCTGTCAAAAGATGTCCCCCATCTGTTTCAGCTTGAATGGAGGGCGGATTATCCCCGTCCCCAGGCGGCCCTTGAAGAATGCTTTGATCCTGTGAATTCCTTCAATCCTTCCGGGTGGGTCCATCCGGGATTCGCCGATCTCCTGGAAAGGGCCGGGGAAGCGTCGGATCAAAGGGACATGGATGGGATTCTGATTGAGGCGGAGACGATTTTATGCCGGAAAGAATGCGTGGCGGTCCCCATCTATTTCGAAACGGCCCATCACCTGGTGAATCCCAGGGTGGAGGGCTGGCGTCCCAGCCTCATGGGGGGGCAGCGCATACGGGACTGGAGTTTAAAAAAATGA
- a CDS encoding conserved hypothetical protein (Evidence 4 : Unknown function but conserved in other organisms), with the protein MKKENVLWIWILPAVFLVFSSCGYRFSGSRDMAFAKNPIIIEVFENRTMENGAGFLAANRFIEVFSRRGAAAGGEKDAGAADVLSGVVESMSISTISEKSRHQPSERRLTLVLSLTWVGKDGKILWRGKKISGDRDYRVGAGKLETEQNRRRAVSDLAGILGERAFYMMARESGRRAP; encoded by the coding sequence ATGAAAAAAGAAAACGTCCTGTGGATATGGATACTGCCGGCGGTTTTTCTCGTCTTTTCATCATGCGGATACCGGTTTTCCGGATCCCGGGACATGGCTTTTGCGAAAAATCCGATCATCATTGAGGTGTTTGAGAACCGGACCATGGAAAACGGGGCCGGTTTTCTGGCGGCCAACCGTTTCATTGAGGTGTTTTCCCGGCGCGGCGCGGCCGCGGGAGGCGAAAAAGACGCCGGAGCGGCGGATGTGCTGTCCGGGGTGGTGGAGTCCATGTCCATTTCCACGATTTCGGAAAAAAGCCGCCATCAGCCGTCTGAAAGACGGCTCACCCTTGTTCTTTCACTCACATGGGTGGGAAAAGACGGAAAAATCCTGTGGCGGGGGAAAAAGATATCCGGGGACCGGGATTACCGGGTGGGCGCCGGGAAGCTGGAAACCGAGCAAAACCGGCGTCGGGCCGTTTCCGACCTGGCCGGTATCCTCGGGGAAAGGGCGTTTTATATGATGGCCCGGGAGAGCGGGCGGCGCGCCCCCTAA
- a CDS encoding conserved hypothetical protein (Evidence 4 : Unknown function but conserved in other organisms), with the protein MEWSRQERRDLTIARNLLESGGFAGTMGNWFAGVMDKISDRFPQKWREMILFSAVLAIEKSWEFTVGMMSGSHEPSESELTHKIRATISGAAGGVAIPTLLAEIPVTTVIMLRSVADIAREEGEDFRDINSGIACLEVFALGGEKTGEDAAETGYYRTRDFLQRPVAESSAYIAQKGAIGVGAPFLAQLAAKIAARYQTAISARLAAAVVPAAGAICGAAVNIVFIDYFQKKARGHFIMRRLERKRGLEPVRQAYQEIGPPDTEAP; encoded by the coding sequence ATGGAATGGAGCCGACAGGAAAGGCGTGATCTGACGATCGCCCGAAATCTCCTTGAAAGTGGCGGTTTCGCGGGGACCATGGGGAACTGGTTCGCCGGCGTCATGGATAAAATTTCAGATCGCTTTCCCCAAAAGTGGCGGGAAATGATTTTGTTTTCCGCTGTTCTGGCCATCGAAAAATCATGGGAGTTCACGGTGGGCATGATGTCCGGCTCCCATGAGCCTTCCGAGTCCGAGCTGACGCATAAAATCCGCGCCACCATCTCCGGGGCCGCGGGAGGGGTGGCCATTCCCACTCTTCTCGCGGAAATTCCCGTGACCACCGTCATCATGCTCAGATCCGTGGCCGACATCGCCCGGGAAGAGGGGGAAGACTTCCGGGACATCAACTCCGGAATCGCCTGTCTGGAAGTTTTTGCCCTGGGGGGAGAGAAGACCGGGGAGGATGCGGCTGAAACCGGGTATTACAGGACCCGGGACTTTTTGCAAAGACCTGTGGCGGAGTCGTCGGCTTACATCGCCCAGAAGGGGGCCATCGGGGTGGGGGCGCCGTTTCTGGCCCAGCTGGCGGCGAAAATCGCGGCGCGTTACCAGACCGCCATTTCGGCCCGCCTGGCGGCCGCGGTGGTTCCGGCGGCGGGCGCCATCTGCGGCGCGGCGGTTAATATTGTGTTCATCGATTATTTTCAGAAGAAAGCCCGGGGTCATTTTATCATGAGGCGACTGGAAAGAAAGCGCGGCCTTGAGCCGGTCAGACAGGCGTACCAGGAAATCGGGCCGCCGGATACGGAAGCCCCATGA
- a CDS encoding conserved membrane hypothetical protein (Evidence 4 : Unknown function but conserved in other organisms): MKKTILWISLAAVSAVLALAFLWPRLSGFWDQEVYVALVGDMSPGYEIGEDTENAVRLCLDKVNREGGINGREIKLLVFDDRNDPKQAVKTASRIAERDDILMVIGHGWAPASAAAGKIYKKYGIPAITGSSMAPEVTRQSDWYFSSISDSVFTGRYLADYVKRALGQSAVCLVVEDSPYGKTLSGAFEKAAKRLDLSVKKRWEYSQMSVSLDEEFSKIASELRTVPDPGLICLIGAIDHTAQMISLLKSGGKKYTILTSDPFTRDSFGFFQKFPREKARPGYFSDGVYALGIFSEHIAHEKAHVFMKDYVEKYGRKTGWVGAYYHDAVSAAAEAMRRAEIQGKGHIRRDRREIKKALESMHSAETGIKGVMGSVYFDQHGVSNRPSQVGFYKNNRALPAFIQRRLQDGAPSEDDAVDKALSGEIIFVGDRVMNKTRVVYSGIDINEISGPDLGASAFRADFYLWLRYKGDFKEWSDIVFPNALSLVKLGDPEIRREEGGATRVRYHIKADFRADSDFRNYPFDRQALKIAFRHKTLTRDRLIYIADTLGFPDPQREDYPDVVDIKGRHVESRFFEERIIEKPSGEGMGEDVGDAALYSQCEAKILLAKDPAGVVVRVFVPMFFLLAVLYAVYFIGADKALLRLVIPLFVTAAAAFYHVWILLHLGIDYVTDLEYAYMGIYALAALGVAAVLAGRYYHGKKDLRKVRWVSYAGIIGHPTLAAALFFWLV, from the coding sequence ATGAAAAAAACAATCCTTTGGATATCATTGGCCGCCGTGTCGGCTGTTTTGGCTCTCGCTTTTTTATGGCCGCGTCTTTCCGGTTTTTGGGATCAGGAGGTCTATGTGGCCCTGGTGGGGGACATGAGCCCCGGCTATGAAATCGGGGAAGACACGGAAAACGCCGTTCGCCTCTGCCTGGATAAAGTCAACCGGGAGGGGGGAATCAACGGCAGAGAAATTAAACTCCTGGTGTTTGATGACAGGAACGATCCCAAACAGGCCGTCAAGACGGCGTCCCGAATAGCGGAGCGCGATGATATCCTGATGGTCATCGGCCACGGATGGGCCCCGGCCTCGGCCGCGGCGGGAAAAATTTATAAGAAATACGGGATTCCCGCCATCACCGGGTCCTCCATGGCCCCGGAAGTCACCCGGCAAAGCGACTGGTATTTCAGCTCCATCTCCGATTCCGTGTTCACCGGGCGCTATCTGGCTGACTATGTCAAAAGAGCCCTGGGCCAGAGCGCGGTGTGTCTGGTTGTGGAGGATTCCCCCTATGGAAAGACTTTGTCCGGGGCTTTTGAAAAGGCGGCGAAAAGACTGGACCTGTCCGTCAAAAAAAGATGGGAATACAGCCAAATGAGCGTTTCCCTGGACGAGGAATTTTCAAAAATCGCCTCCGAACTCAGGACCGTCCCGGACCCGGGGCTCATCTGCCTGATCGGCGCCATCGATCACACAGCTCAGATGATTTCGCTTTTGAAAAGCGGCGGAAAAAAATACACCATTTTGACCAGCGACCCTTTCACCCGGGATTCTTTTGGGTTTTTTCAAAAATTTCCCCGGGAAAAGGCCAGGCCGGGCTATTTTTCAGACGGTGTTTACGCCCTGGGGATTTTTTCCGAGCATATCGCCCATGAAAAGGCCCACGTGTTCATGAAAGACTACGTGGAGAAGTATGGCAGGAAAACCGGATGGGTCGGCGCCTATTACCATGACGCCGTGTCCGCGGCGGCGGAAGCCATGAGGCGGGCGGAAATCCAGGGAAAAGGCCATATTCGAAGGGACCGAAGAGAGATCAAAAAGGCCCTGGAGAGCATGCACAGCGCCGAAACAGGCATAAAAGGCGTGATGGGGTCCGTCTATTTTGATCAGCACGGGGTGTCAAACAGGCCTTCCCAGGTGGGGTTCTACAAAAACAACAGGGCGCTTCCCGCCTTTATCCAGCGCCGCCTGCAAGACGGCGCGCCTTCTGAAGATGACGCGGTGGACAAAGCCCTTTCCGGCGAGATCATTTTCGTGGGGGACCGGGTGATGAACAAAACCCGGGTGGTGTATTCGGGAATCGACATCAACGAGATTTCCGGCCCGGATCTCGGCGCGTCCGCCTTCCGGGCCGACTTTTACCTGTGGCTCCGCTATAAGGGGGATTTTAAGGAATGGTCCGATATTGTGTTTCCCAACGCCCTGAGTCTGGTCAAGCTGGGCGATCCCGAGATTCGCAGGGAGGAGGGCGGCGCGACCCGGGTCCGGTATCACATCAAAGCCGATTTCCGGGCGGATTCCGATTTCCGGAACTATCCCTTTGACCGCCAGGCCCTTAAAATCGCATTCAGGCATAAAACCCTCACAAGGGACAGGCTGATTTACATCGCCGACACTTTGGGATTCCCGGACCCCCAAAGGGAGGACTACCCGGACGTGGTCGATATCAAAGGCCGGCATGTGGAGAGCCGTTTTTTCGAGGAGCGCATTATCGAAAAACCGTCCGGGGAGGGCATGGGGGAAGATGTGGGAGACGCGGCTCTCTATTCCCAGTGCGAGGCCAAAATCCTTCTGGCCAAAGACCCCGCGGGGGTCGTGGTCCGGGTTTTTGTCCCCATGTTTTTTTTGCTGGCGGTTTTATACGCCGTCTATTTCATCGGGGCGGACAAGGCGCTTCTTCGCCTGGTCATTCCCCTTTTTGTGACGGCGGCGGCGGCTTTTTACCATGTCTGGATACTGCTTCACCTGGGAATCGACTACGTCACGGATCTTGAATACGCCTATATGGGGATCTACGCCCTGGCGGCGCTGGGTGTGGCGGCGGTTCTGGCCGGCCGTTATTACCACGGGAAAAAGGACCTCCGAAAAGTCCGTTGGGTGTCATACGCCGGGATCATCGGGCATCCGACGCTGGCCGCGGCCCTTTTCTTTTGGCTGGTCTGA
- the rpsT gene encoding 30S ribosomal protein S20, which translates to MANHKSALKRARQNEKKRLRNKAGKSRIKHIIKDLRLSMESEPAETLAKKLDLAKSAIHKAAKKGAFHPRTASRKISRLAVLVNKKADA; encoded by the coding sequence TTGGCCAATCACAAATCCGCGCTAAAGCGCGCGCGTCAGAATGAGAAAAAAAGACTGAGAAACAAAGCCGGAAAATCCCGGATCAAACACATCATCAAAGACCTGCGGCTGTCCATGGAATCCGAGCCCGCTGAAACGCTTGCGAAAAAGCTGGATCTGGCGAAATCCGCCATCCACAAGGCCGCGAAAAAAGGGGCGTTTCATCCCCGGACCGCGTCCAGAAAAATATCCAGACTGGCCGTCCTGGTGAATAAAAAAGCCGACGCTTAG
- a CDS encoding conserved membrane hypothetical protein (Evidence 4 : Unknown function but conserved in other organisms) has product MEKEKEKVEKEKNDEVKEVSKEEVDKLIRHHMYSAFGIGLIPLPLLDMAALTGVQINLVRKLAKMHGVPFSRDKVKNILSSLVAGTASTAVGARAASYAKVIPIVGYSLGAVSVSVLGAASVYAVGKVFNQHFASGGTFLSFDSEKVKDYYSKMFKKGKETASDIKAKVGGKTADKGTAGDKEKGKVA; this is encoded by the coding sequence ATGGAAAAAGAAAAAGAAAAAGTCGAAAAAGAAAAAAATGACGAGGTCAAAGAAGTCTCTAAGGAAGAAGTGGACAAGCTCATACGCCATCACATGTACAGCGCCTTCGGGATCGGCCTGATCCCTCTTCCGCTTCTGGATATGGCGGCTTTGACCGGGGTCCAGATCAACCTGGTCAGAAAACTGGCCAAAATGCATGGGGTCCCCTTTTCCAGAGACAAGGTCAAAAACATTCTGTCCTCCCTGGTGGCGGGGACCGCCTCCACGGCGGTGGGAGCGCGGGCGGCCAGCTATGCGAAGGTCATTCCCATCGTGGGATACAGCCTCGGCGCGGTTTCCGTGTCCGTCCTGGGGGCGGCGAGCGTTTACGCTGTCGGCAAAGTGTTTAACCAGCATTTCGCCTCGGGCGGGACGTTCTTAAGCTTTGATTCGGAAAAGGTGAAGGATTATTACTCCAAAATGTTCAAGAAAGGCAAGGAGACGGCGTCTGATATCAAGGCCAAGGTCGGCGGCAAAACAGCCGATAAGGGAACGGCCGGGGACAAGGAAAAGGGAAAAGTGGCGTAA
- a CDS encoding conserved hypothetical protein (Evidence 4 : Unknown function but conserved in other organisms) — protein MTPLDVSDEKERRKELDDILRRHVWASMGAGVIPAPLADIAALAAIQLAMIKRIAGLYEADYFKESVEKIASSLLGYALFGSMAPAALSALKAIPLVGQAIGAMAAPAFCGGSTYATGKALIMHFESGGTLFSFDPEKVKGHYKKMFEEGKRFARDLQHEKGTPDTDIIETKEELSKK, from the coding sequence ATGACGCCTCTGGACGTTTCAGATGAAAAGGAACGGCGAAAGGAGCTGGATGATATCCTGAGGCGCCATGTCTGGGCGTCCATGGGCGCGGGCGTGATTCCCGCGCCGCTTGCGGACATCGCGGCCCTGGCCGCGATTCAGCTTGCCATGATCAAACGGATCGCGGGGTTGTATGAAGCGGATTATTTTAAAGAATCCGTGGAGAAAATCGCCTCGTCGCTTTTGGGGTACGCGCTTTTCGGAAGCATGGCCCCGGCGGCTTTGAGCGCTCTCAAGGCCATCCCCCTGGTGGGCCAGGCCATTGGGGCCATGGCCGCCCCGGCCTTCTGCGGCGGCTCCACTTACGCGACCGGTAAGGCCCTGATCATGCATTTTGAAAGCGGCGGGACCCTTTTTTCCTTTGACCCTGAGAAAGTGAAGGGGCATTACAAAAAAATGTTTGAGGAAGGCAAACGGTTTGCCAGGGATCTTCAGCATGAGAAGGGAACGCCGGATACAGATATAATAGAGACGAAAGAGGAATTGAGCAAAAAATGA